In Deferribacteraceae bacterium V6Fe1, one genomic interval encodes:
- a CDS encoding ketoacyl-ACP synthase III, which translates to MVYSRIAGTGSYFPKKVLTNADLEKFVDTSDDWITSRTGIKERRISEGETTSDMAYNASIEAIKSAGISNSDIDGVILATCTPDYLIPSAACLLASKLGVKTPYSFDINAACSGFIYALGIADSLIKNNLGKNILVVGAERLSSIINWEDRNTCILLGDGAGAVVLSKSDEPGIRSVCMQADGEYAEILTCKAGGSNALYERDNFDINSNLFTMKGNEVFKIAVRSMAEIAVEAVEKSGLSFEDIDFFIPHQANVRIIDAAAKRLNLEHDKVIITLDKYGNTSAASIPTALDLCVKSNKIKRGDNVVSAAFGGGLTWASTFFTF; encoded by the coding sequence ATGGTCTACTCAAGAATTGCCGGTACTGGATCTTATTTTCCTAAAAAGGTCCTTACAAATGCTGATTTGGAAAAATTTGTTGATACCTCTGATGATTGGATTACATCAAGGACTGGGATTAAAGAGAGGAGAATTTCAGAGGGTGAAACCACAAGCGATATGGCTTATAATGCTTCTATTGAGGCAATTAAGTCAGCAGGTATTTCAAATAGCGACATTGACGGCGTAATACTTGCTACGTGTACCCCGGATTATCTAATTCCTTCGGCCGCTTGTTTGCTGGCTTCAAAATTGGGAGTTAAAACTCCGTATTCTTTTGATATTAATGCTGCCTGTTCCGGCTTTATTTATGCTTTAGGAATAGCAGATTCTTTAATAAAAAATAATTTAGGTAAAAACATTTTGGTAGTGGGTGCCGAGAGGCTAAGCTCCATAATAAATTGGGAAGATAGAAATACTTGCATATTATTAGGTGACGGTGCAGGTGCCGTCGTGTTATCAAAGAGTGATGAGCCAGGCATACGCTCTGTTTGTATGCAGGCCGATGGGGAATATGCTGAAATCTTAACTTGTAAAGCCGGTGGCAGTAATGCTCTTTATGAAAGGGATAATTTCGATATAAATTCAAATCTTTTTACTATGAAAGGGAATGAAGTATTTAAAATTGCAGTGAGATCTATGGCGGAAATAGCTGTTGAGGCGGTAGAGAAAAGCGGTTTATCTTTTGAAGATATAGACTTTTTTATTCCTCATCAGGCTAATGTGAGGATTATAGATGCTGCTGCTAAGAGGCTTAATCTTGAACACGACAAGGTTATAATAACTCTTGATAAATATGGTAACACATCTGCCGCATCAATACCTACTGCTTTGGATTTATGCGTAAAGTCAAATAAAATAAAAAGAGGGGACAATGTTGTTTCCGCCGCATTTGGGGGCGGGCTGACATGGGCCTCAACATTCTTTACTTTTTAG
- a CDS encoding DUF177 domain-containing protein, with the protein MRIYFEQIPEEGKNFSFEKKFSVDDTDYIVESFEGIVYPAGDGYLLDSTLKLKIIDICDRCLERFEESFNERITLEIVKSKNDDEEKEVELSDEDVGFYIVEENVIDLEHIVMQESVLLRPVKRVCGEDCKGICSGCGANLNIESCECKEDIDDRWKALADLMQKKQK; encoded by the coding sequence ATGCGTATTTACTTTGAACAGATACCCGAAGAGGGTAAAAATTTTAGTTTTGAAAAGAAATTTAGCGTTGATGATACAGATTATATTGTTGAATCTTTTGAAGGTATAGTATACCCTGCAGGGGATGGCTATTTACTGGATTCAACCTTAAAGCTTAAAATAATCGATATCTGTGACAGATGCCTTGAGAGATTTGAAGAGTCTTTCAATGAGAGAATTACCCTTGAAATTGTTAAAAGTAAGAATGATGACGAGGAAAAAGAGGTTGAGCTTAGTGACGAAGATGTTGGTTTTTATATCGTCGAAGAAAATGTTATTGACCTTGAGCATATAGTTATGCAAGAGTCAGTTTTGTTGAGACCGGTAAAAAGGGTGTGTGGAGAAGATTGTAAGGGGATTTGCTCCGGATGTGGTGCAAATTTAAACATTGAAAGTTGCGAGTGTAAAGAAGATATTGATGATAGATGGAAGGCGTTAGCTGACCTGATGCAGAAGAAACAAAAATAA
- the plsX gene encoding phosphate acyltransferase PlsX — protein sequence MRIVVDAMGGDFAPAEVVQGTVAAVKEYGYNIVLVGDERLINKELSKYSNALKDKIFVVHTEEAITMEDSPSQIVRGKRNSSVHVALKMLKNGEASGFFSAGNTGAIMAVAKLFLRTIEGVDRPAIGAVLPTMKGHTVMLDVGANVDCKPIHYLQFAIMGAAYAKIVLNVENPTVKLLSIGEEDIKGNEVTKSVFKLLQNFSGINFKGNVEGKEIFKGVCDVIVCDGFAGNIALKSSESAAGYISKLLKEELTRTLLSKIGALLAKGAFERIKKRADYTEYGGAPLLGVNGVVIIGHGSSNANAVKNGIRVAHELAEQKIVGVIEQNIRDGYSVMKVDKGESFWNNIKEKLKKLNKTEDD from the coding sequence ATGAGAATTGTTGTTGATGCAATGGGGGGCGATTTCGCCCCCGCTGAAGTAGTCCAGGGTACTGTAGCTGCCGTCAAGGAGTATGGTTACAATATTGTCCTTGTGGGTGATGAAAGATTAATCAACAAAGAGCTTTCCAAATATTCCAATGCATTAAAAGATAAAATTTTTGTTGTTCACACGGAAGAAGCCATTACTATGGAGGACAGTCCATCACAGATAGTAAGGGGGAAAAGAAACTCCTCCGTTCATGTGGCACTTAAAATGCTTAAAAATGGCGAGGCTTCCGGGTTTTTTAGTGCGGGCAATACCGGTGCAATTATGGCAGTTGCGAAGCTTTTTCTGAGGACTATTGAAGGGGTTGACAGGCCGGCGATTGGAGCCGTACTACCTACTATGAAGGGGCATACGGTAATGCTTGACGTGGGAGCAAATGTAGATTGTAAGCCTATACACTATTTGCAGTTTGCGATAATGGGTGCTGCTTATGCCAAAATAGTTTTAAATGTTGAGAATCCTACTGTTAAGCTTTTGAGTATAGGTGAAGAGGACATTAAGGGGAATGAAGTCACAAAGTCGGTTTTTAAGTTGCTGCAAAATTTTAGTGGAATAAACTTTAAAGGGAATGTGGAAGGGAAGGAGATTTTTAAGGGTGTTTGTGATGTAATTGTCTGTGATGGATTTGCAGGGAATATTGCTCTAAAATCCAGTGAATCCGCAGCCGGTTATATTTCAAAGCTTTTAAAAGAAGAGCTTACACGGACACTTCTTTCTAAAATAGGTGCACTACTTGCCAAGGGTGCATTTGAAAGGATAAAAAAGCGTGCCGATTATACAGAGTATGGTGGTGCTCCTCTACTTGGAGTAAACGGTGTAGTTATTATCGGGCATGGGAGTTCTAACGCAAATGCCGTTAAAAACGGCATAAGAGTAGCTCATGAACTTGCTGAGCAAAAGATCGTAGGTGTTATTGAGCAAAACATCAGAGACGGCTATTCAGTGATGAAAGTTGACAAAGGTGAAAGTTTTTGGAACAATATCAAAGAGAAATTAAAAAAGCTTAATAAAACCGAAGACGATTAA
- the rpmF gene encoding 50S ribosomal protein L32 yields MPNPKGKSSRSKRGARRSHIKATVMGFAKCDNCGELKLTHRVCPSCGHYSKKQVLKIEEI; encoded by the coding sequence ATGCCAAATCCAAAAGGAAAAAGTTCAAGATCAAAAAGAGGCGCAAGAAGAAGCCATATCAAGGCTACCGTGATGGGGTTTGCAAAGTGTGATAATTGCGGTGAGTTAAAACTTACTCACAGGGTTTGCCCATCATGTGGACACTATTCTAAAAAACAAGTTTTAAAAATAGAAGAAATTTAA